A window from Vulcanimicrobium alpinum encodes these proteins:
- a CDS encoding aldehyde dehydrogenase, with product MSATNDGLAIAPDVRTTRLWIDGAFVDALDGACYDDLDPAGGDVVARVARGGSADSDRAVAAARRAFDDGPWPRMSAAQRAGVLRRLATLLVDHRDELARLESRDAGKPFRETADRDIPRAADNCAFFAGAIEQREQSAFFDRKPFLGAEREIVSLVRDEPVGVCALLTPWNSPLMQATWKIAPAIAAGNTCVLKPSELTPLSTLRLAELCAEAGVPAGVVNVVTGFGTEAGAPLVADPRVDAVAFTGSEATGIAINRAAAPTLKKVTLELGGKSANVVCDDADPDLAVEGSVLAMFRHSGQVCLAGTRLYVQAGIYDRFVERYLARVRALRVGDPQSRESDLGPLITAQHRDRVERFVADADAAGVPALLHGARPGDPELAAGNYLSPTIFAPHGESEMIACEEVFGPVLSLFRFETLDEVVARANATRFGLAAYVWTANVATGLRFAERVRAGMCWINGYFLRDLRQPFGGTGMSGLGREGGRWSLDFFTEPKLVCIAY from the coding sequence GTGAGCGCGACGAACGACGGCCTCGCGATCGCCCCGGACGTCCGTACCACCCGGCTGTGGATCGACGGCGCGTTCGTCGACGCGCTCGACGGCGCGTGCTACGACGATCTCGACCCGGCCGGCGGCGACGTAGTCGCGCGCGTCGCGCGCGGCGGTTCCGCCGACAGCGACCGCGCCGTCGCCGCGGCGCGCCGCGCGTTCGACGACGGACCATGGCCGCGGATGTCCGCGGCTCAGCGCGCCGGCGTCCTGCGCCGCCTCGCGACGCTGCTCGTCGATCATCGCGACGAGCTCGCGCGCCTCGAATCGCGCGACGCCGGCAAGCCGTTCCGCGAGACCGCCGATCGCGACATCCCGCGCGCTGCGGACAACTGCGCGTTCTTCGCCGGGGCGATCGAACAGCGCGAGCAGAGCGCGTTCTTCGACCGCAAGCCGTTTCTGGGCGCGGAGCGCGAGATCGTCTCGCTGGTGCGCGACGAACCGGTCGGCGTCTGCGCGCTGCTGACGCCGTGGAACTCGCCCTTGATGCAGGCGACGTGGAAGATCGCGCCGGCGATCGCCGCCGGCAACACCTGCGTCCTCAAGCCGTCCGAGCTCACGCCGCTTTCAACGCTGCGGCTGGCGGAGCTCTGCGCCGAGGCCGGCGTCCCCGCCGGCGTCGTCAACGTCGTCACGGGCTTCGGGACCGAGGCGGGCGCGCCGCTGGTCGCCGATCCGCGCGTCGACGCGGTCGCGTTCACGGGAAGCGAAGCGACCGGGATCGCGATCAACCGCGCCGCGGCGCCGACGCTCAAGAAAGTCACGCTCGAACTCGGCGGGAAATCGGCGAACGTCGTGTGCGACGACGCCGACCCCGACCTCGCCGTCGAGGGGAGCGTCCTCGCGATGTTCCGTCACAGCGGTCAGGTGTGCTTGGCGGGGACGCGCCTCTACGTGCAGGCCGGGATCTACGATCGTTTCGTCGAGCGGTATCTGGCGCGCGTGCGCGCGCTGCGCGTCGGCGATCCGCAGTCGCGCGAGAGCGACCTCGGTCCGCTGATCACCGCGCAGCATCGCGACCGCGTCGAACGGTTCGTCGCCGACGCCGACGCCGCCGGCGTCCCGGCGCTGCTCCACGGCGCGCGTCCGGGCGATCCGGAACTGGCCGCCGGGAATTACCTCTCGCCGACGATCTTCGCGCCGCACGGCGAGTCGGAGATGATCGCCTGCGAGGAAGTGTTCGGACCGGTGCTCTCGCTGTTCCGGTTCGAAACGCTCGACGAGGTCGTCGCGCGCGCGAACGCGACGCGGTTCGGCCTCGCCGCATACGTGTGGACCGCGAACGTCGCGACCGGGCTGCGCTTCGCCGAACGCGTCCGCGCCGGGATGTGCTGGATCAACGGCTACTTCCTGCGCGACCTGCGCCAGCCGTTCGGCGGCACCGGGATGAGCGGCCTCGGCCGCGAGGGCGGCCGCTGGTCGCTGGACTTCTTCACCGAACCCAAACTCGTCTGCATCGCCTATTGA
- a CDS encoding S41 family peptidase: MNPLLRAVPLVAAILLASSSPEPAAAIGADHAYAIRSAYAKLTDTFYRTVDARTIADGARAAIANAVRGHGTAGSPPPGEGTASILAAVDAARAHSTLSETALTYAALGGMARAVHDKYTAFLSPHELHDFTAPLTPTHFFGIGVLLAEDEATHDVRASYVPPGTPADGAGVRPGYVFDAIDGVRVRRIGLQRTRAKLLGTRGTVVRVRMLRDGKPIAPFTIARADVHAPTVYEKMLPNKVGYIAVAAFGEPTAQEFGAAIARLQQQRANGYVIDLRFNGGGYVGAAVAIADTFIARGPIVSVSGRTGNQEYDADATAIAPKPIAILVNHYSASASEITAGALQDAGLATLVGDRTYGKGVVQELTYFNDGSALKVTTARYLTPRRRVIDGIGLAPDVAVAENKRARLGEPAADAQLAAALRIIGGKIVSAR; encoded by the coding sequence ATGAATCCGCTGCTGCGCGCCGTGCCGTTGGTCGCCGCGATCCTGCTCGCGTCGTCCTCGCCGGAACCGGCAGCGGCGATCGGTGCCGATCACGCCTACGCGATCCGCAGCGCCTACGCAAAACTCACCGATACGTTCTACCGCACCGTCGACGCGCGCACGATCGCGGACGGGGCGCGCGCGGCGATCGCGAATGCCGTTCGCGGCCACGGCACGGCCGGCTCCCCGCCTCCAGGTGAGGGCACGGCGTCGATCCTCGCGGCCGTCGATGCGGCGCGCGCGCACAGCACCCTCTCGGAGACGGCGCTGACCTACGCCGCATTGGGCGGGATGGCGCGCGCGGTGCACGACAAGTACACCGCGTTCCTCTCGCCGCACGAACTGCACGACTTCACCGCGCCGCTCACCCCGACGCACTTTTTCGGGATCGGCGTCCTGCTCGCCGAAGACGAGGCGACGCACGACGTGCGCGCATCGTACGTCCCGCCGGGAACACCCGCCGACGGCGCCGGAGTCCGGCCGGGCTACGTGTTCGACGCGATCGACGGTGTCCGGGTGCGCCGCATCGGACTGCAGCGCACGCGCGCGAAGCTGCTCGGCACGCGCGGCACCGTCGTGCGCGTGCGGATGCTGCGCGACGGGAAACCGATCGCGCCGTTCACGATCGCGCGTGCCGACGTGCATGCGCCGACCGTCTACGAGAAAATGCTGCCGAACAAGGTCGGCTACATCGCGGTCGCGGCGTTCGGCGAACCGACGGCGCAGGAATTCGGCGCCGCGATCGCGCGCCTGCAGCAGCAGCGGGCGAACGGCTACGTGATCGACCTGCGCTTCAACGGCGGCGGCTACGTCGGCGCCGCGGTCGCGATCGCCGACACCTTCATCGCACGCGGCCCGATCGTCTCCGTCTCGGGCCGCACCGGGAATCAGGAGTACGATGCCGACGCGACGGCGATCGCTCCGAAGCCGATCGCGATCCTGGTCAACCACTACTCGGCGTCGGCATCCGAAATCACCGCCGGCGCGCTCCAAGACGCCGGATTGGCGACGCTGGTCGGCGACCGCACGTACGGCAAGGGCGTGGTCCAGGAACTGACCTACTTCAACGACGGCTCGGCGCTCAAGGTCACGACCGCGCGCTACCTCACGCCGCGCAGGCGCGTGATCGACGGGATCGGGCTCGCGCCCGACGTCGCGGTCGCGGAGAACAAGCGCGCGCGCCTGGGCGAACCGGCAGCCGACGCGCAGCTCGCGGCTGCGCTGCGGATCATCGGCGGAAAAATCGTCTCCGCGCGCTGA
- a CDS encoding ATP-dependent Clp protease proteolytic subunit, with protein MVFVTGAIDDGLANIVIAQLLFLERQDPDRDIDLYINSPGGSVSAGLAIYDTMQLIKPQVATICAGFAASAASVLLTGGARGKRMALPYSKILIHQPWIQQVGGQATDIEIHAKDLIATRRTLAAIYERTTGKPIDDVLRDLERDFYMTADDARAYGIIDSILDGTSRNGETPSP; from the coding sequence ATCGTCTTCGTCACCGGCGCGATCGACGACGGGCTGGCGAACATCGTGATCGCGCAGCTGCTCTTTCTCGAACGCCAAGATCCCGACCGCGACATCGATCTCTACATCAACAGTCCCGGCGGCAGCGTCAGCGCGGGTCTCGCGATCTACGACACGATGCAGTTGATCAAGCCGCAGGTCGCGACGATCTGCGCCGGTTTCGCGGCGTCGGCTGCGTCGGTGCTGCTGACCGGCGGGGCACGCGGGAAGCGCATGGCGCTGCCGTACAGCAAAATCCTGATCCATCAGCCGTGGATCCAGCAAGTCGGCGGTCAAGCCACCGACATCGAGATCCACGCCAAGGACCTCATCGCGACGCGCCGTACGCTGGCCGCGATCTACGAACGCACCACCGGCAAGCCGATCGACGACGTCCTCCGAGACCTCGAGCGCGACTTCTACATGACCGCCGACGACGCGCGCGCCTACGGAATCATCGACTCGATCCTCGACGGCACCAGCCGGAACGGCGAGACCCCGTCACCCTGA
- a CDS encoding APC family permease, translating into MLIRGVALRGAIAINVITMIGIGPLITVPLVLGALHGPYSLAGWLAGALLALCDGLVWAELGSLFPGSGGTYGFLRSVFGARRWGALLAFLFVWQTIFYAPLIQASGYVGFANYAAYLVPWVGTSPQHVQIVAIGVGVLTVAALYRGIGSIAGIGRVLAVAAIATLLIVIVAAFAHFAPAQAFALPRDGFGGGLAAGFGQALVIAMYDYVGYGASSAIGDEVIDPAKTLPRSIVVSILLVGALYLTMQVGILGAVPWRDVIPAANGTLPPLGAHIASSLVERAFGGVAATIATLLVLTTAFASVFGNLLAFSRIPFAAAVDGAFLRPFARVDAVHRFPNVSLLTIGALALPASLFTLDQIINALTAGIVLVQPIAQIFALFALRRRGVRAPYRMWLFPLPALVALGGWTYLFWSSGAGAMLFGTVTVAAGVAVFAVRAAKLREWPFAVSG; encoded by the coding sequence GTGCTGATTCGCGGCGTCGCGCTGCGCGGCGCGATCGCGATCAACGTGATCACGATGATCGGCATCGGGCCGCTGATCACCGTGCCGCTGGTGCTTGGCGCCCTGCACGGTCCGTACTCGCTCGCCGGCTGGCTGGCGGGCGCGCTGCTCGCGCTTTGCGACGGTTTGGTGTGGGCGGAACTCGGCTCGCTCTTCCCCGGGTCGGGCGGAACGTACGGCTTTCTGCGCTCGGTGTTCGGCGCGCGCCGGTGGGGCGCGCTGCTGGCGTTCCTGTTCGTGTGGCAGACGATCTTCTACGCGCCGCTGATCCAAGCGTCCGGCTACGTCGGCTTCGCGAACTACGCCGCGTATCTCGTGCCGTGGGTCGGGACGTCGCCGCAGCACGTGCAGATCGTCGCGATCGGGGTCGGCGTGCTCACCGTCGCCGCGCTCTATCGCGGGATCGGTTCGATCGCGGGGATCGGGCGCGTGCTGGCGGTCGCGGCGATCGCGACGCTGCTCATCGTGATCGTCGCAGCGTTCGCGCACTTCGCTCCGGCGCAGGCGTTTGCACTCCCGCGCGACGGGTTCGGGGGCGGACTCGCCGCCGGCTTCGGTCAAGCGCTGGTGATCGCGATGTACGATTACGTCGGCTACGGCGCGTCGAGCGCGATCGGCGATGAAGTGATCGATCCGGCGAAGACCCTGCCGCGCTCGATCGTCGTTTCGATCCTGCTGGTCGGCGCGCTGTACCTCACGATGCAGGTCGGGATCCTGGGCGCGGTGCCGTGGCGCGACGTGATCCCGGCGGCGAACGGTACCCTGCCGCCGCTCGGTGCGCACATCGCTTCGTCGCTCGTCGAGCGGGCCTTCGGCGGCGTCGCCGCGACGATCGCCACGCTGCTCGTGCTGACCACCGCGTTCGCGTCGGTGTTCGGGAACCTGCTCGCGTTCTCGCGCATCCCGTTCGCGGCGGCGGTCGACGGCGCGTTTCTGCGTCCCTTCGCGCGCGTCGATGCGGTGCATCGCTTCCCCAACGTCTCGCTGCTGACGATCGGCGCGCTGGCGCTGCCGGCATCGCTGTTCACGCTCGATCAGATCATCAACGCGCTGACGGCGGGGATCGTGCTGGTGCAGCCGATCGCGCAGATTTTCGCGCTCTTCGCGCTGCGCCGCCGCGGCGTGCGCGCGCCGTACCGGATGTGGCTCTTCCCGCTGCCGGCACTCGTCGCGCTCGGCGGCTGGACCTACCTGTTCTGGAGTTCCGGCGCCGGCGCGATGCTCTTCGGTACGGTGACCGTCGCGGCGGGCGTTGCGGTGTTCGCGGTTCGCGCGGCGAAGCTTCGTGAGTGGCCGTTCGCCGTGTCAGGCTGA
- a CDS encoding type I phosphomannose isomerase catalytic subunit — translation MSELLYPYVMRPKETPAIWGGDALLSRYGKREAARIAHVEPPLGESWECWDENAVGNGALAGTTLAALRTELGTRLTGPIDAERLFPVLTKIIDARAPLSVQVHPDDAYAQRVEGQPFGKTECWYILACEPGAELVLGWARDTSREEYERRVADGSLGEILRRVPVYPGDAFYLPAGTLHAIGAGIQLFETQQASDLTYRIFDWNRVGADGRPRQLHVEKAGDVLDFRATFPGAVQQLAYDADGIARTLLIADPRFAVERVKVHGLDAYLETDGRPLTITAMDAHVRVDAGGGSTVLEPWQTAVTPAAAARIALIPGGEPTHALVVRPQPDLAAMRARTLGAGVAPDAFDAFAAQFAQR, via the coding sequence GTGTCCGAGCTTCTGTACCCGTACGTCATGCGGCCGAAAGAGACGCCTGCGATCTGGGGCGGCGACGCGCTCCTCAGCCGCTACGGGAAGCGGGAGGCCGCACGCATCGCGCACGTCGAGCCGCCGCTGGGCGAGTCGTGGGAGTGCTGGGACGAGAACGCCGTCGGCAACGGCGCTCTTGCGGGTACGACGCTCGCTGCGTTGCGCACCGAGCTCGGGACGCGGCTGACCGGGCCGATCGACGCAGAGCGGCTCTTTCCGGTCCTCACGAAGATCATCGATGCCCGCGCGCCGCTCTCGGTGCAGGTCCATCCGGACGACGCCTACGCGCAGCGCGTGGAGGGCCAGCCGTTCGGAAAGACCGAGTGCTGGTACATCCTCGCCTGCGAGCCGGGGGCCGAACTCGTGCTCGGCTGGGCGCGCGACACGTCCCGCGAGGAATACGAGCGGCGTGTCGCCGACGGCAGCCTCGGCGAGATCCTCCGACGCGTCCCGGTCTACCCCGGCGACGCGTTTTACTTGCCGGCCGGGACGCTGCATGCGATCGGCGCGGGGATTCAGCTCTTCGAAACGCAGCAGGCCAGCGACCTCACCTACCGGATCTTCGATTGGAACCGCGTCGGCGCCGACGGCCGGCCGCGCCAACTGCACGTGGAGAAGGCCGGCGACGTCCTCGATTTCCGCGCGACCTTTCCCGGCGCGGTGCAGCAGCTCGCGTATGATGCAGACGGGATCGCGCGCACGCTGCTGATCGCCGATCCGCGATTCGCCGTCGAGCGCGTAAAGGTGCACGGGCTCGACGCGTACCTGGAGACCGACGGCCGTCCCCTCACGATCACGGCGATGGACGCCCACGTGCGCGTCGACGCCGGCGGCGGGAGCACGGTCCTCGAACCGTGGCAGACGGCGGTGACGCCGGCGGCGGCGGCGCGGATCGCGCTGATCCCGGGCGGCGAGCCGACGCACGCGCTGGTCGTGCGGCCGCAGCCCGACCTCGCGGCGATGCGCGCGCGCACCCTCGGCGCCGGCGTCGCGCCCGACGCGTTCGACGCGTTCGCGGCGCAGTTCGCGCAGCGCTGA
- the hpnK gene encoding hopanoid biosynthesis-associated protein HpnK, with protein MNARAERALRRVIVTADDFGLALPVNEAVERAHREGVLTAASLMVAAPAAADAVARARALPTLRVGLHVVVVDGTPLLPPEQIPDLVDARGMFGADLAGAGVRYFFVPGIRRQLEAEIRAQFAAFAASGLAFDHVNAQCHMHLHPTVFGIMVKVAREYGSPPMRIPYEPFAASWRATHDARGLRFANAYLLAPWLALMKLRLRAAGIAHNDRVFGLGDSGHMTAARVRALLGELEPGVTEVFFHPATSHWDGMTDALSRYRLEDEFDALLDPGVARALGEPGVERIAFSDLTAARA; from the coding sequence GTGAACGCGCGCGCTGAGCGCGCGCTCCGCCGGGTCATCGTCACGGCGGACGACTTCGGGCTCGCGCTCCCGGTCAACGAGGCCGTCGAGCGCGCGCACCGCGAGGGCGTGCTCACCGCCGCGAGCCTGATGGTCGCCGCGCCGGCGGCGGCCGACGCCGTCGCCCGCGCGCGCGCGCTCCCCACGCTGCGCGTCGGCCTGCACGTCGTCGTCGTCGACGGAACGCCGCTGCTGCCGCCCGAGCAGATCCCCGATCTGGTCGACGCGCGCGGGATGTTCGGCGCCGATCTCGCCGGCGCGGGGGTGCGCTATTTCTTCGTGCCGGGGATCCGCCGCCAGCTCGAAGCGGAGATCCGCGCGCAGTTCGCCGCGTTCGCGGCGAGCGGGCTGGCGTTCGATCACGTCAACGCGCAATGCCACATGCACCTGCACCCGACGGTCTTCGGGATCATGGTAAAGGTCGCGCGCGAGTATGGTTCTCCGCCGATGCGGATTCCCTACGAACCGTTTGCCGCGTCGTGGCGTGCGACGCACGACGCACGCGGCCTGCGGTTCGCGAACGCCTACCTGCTCGCGCCGTGGCTCGCGTTGATGAAACTGCGTTTGCGGGCCGCGGGGATCGCGCACAACGATCGCGTCTTCGGTCTCGGCGACTCGGGGCACATGACCGCGGCCCGCGTGCGGGCGCTGCTCGGCGAGCTCGAACCCGGCGTCACCGAGGTGTTCTTCCACCCGGCGACGTCCCATTGGGACGGGATGACCGACGCGCTGTCGCGTTACCGGCTCGAAGACGAGTTCGACGCGCTGCTCGACCCCGGCGTCGCGCGCGCGCTCGGCGAACCCGGCGTCGAGCGGATCGCGTTCTCGGATCTCACGGCCGCGCGTGCCTGA
- the hpnI gene encoding bacteriohopanetetrol glucosamine biosynthesis glycosyltransferase HpnI: protein MPDLRRLAARATCALSLASLGYTAFALVRTLAFAKRPLQPATRAPHVTILKPLHGDEPLLVQKLASFCDQEYPHFDVVMGTRAAGDVALEAARAVARDHPGIATVVHAAASTPHYPNPKAATLAALVPHARGEIIVFADSDMRVTPEYLLAVAAPFEDPAVGAVTCLYRGEPAGGGAASALGAMANHEHFAPSVLVAESLMGMRFGFGATIAVRRALFERIGGLAAIGSHIADDATLCRLVREAGFRVVLSRYVVENVVDEPTLAALWEHELRWARTHRALEPAGYAGLAITYPIPLALLHLALARNRAKALAVVAAAFALRFALSAATRAAFGVRSAPQPLLIPLRDAFGLAVWAAAFASRRVAWSGETLALADNGTVTRAGR, encoded by the coding sequence GTGCCTGATCTGCGGCGCCTCGCCGCGCGCGCGACCTGCGCGCTCTCGCTCGCGAGTCTCGGCTACACTGCTTTCGCGCTGGTACGCACGCTCGCGTTCGCGAAGCGTCCGCTCCAGCCGGCGACGCGCGCGCCGCACGTCACGATCCTCAAGCCGCTCCACGGCGACGAACCGCTGCTCGTGCAGAAGCTCGCGTCGTTCTGCGATCAGGAGTATCCGCACTTCGATGTGGTGATGGGGACGCGCGCCGCCGGAGACGTCGCGCTCGAAGCGGCGCGCGCCGTGGCACGCGATCATCCCGGTATCGCGACGGTGGTGCACGCGGCCGCATCGACGCCGCATTATCCGAATCCGAAGGCGGCGACGCTCGCCGCGCTCGTCCCCCATGCGCGCGGTGAGATCATCGTCTTCGCCGACAGCGACATGCGCGTGACGCCGGAATATCTGCTGGCCGTCGCGGCGCCGTTCGAGGATCCAGCCGTCGGCGCCGTGACGTGCCTCTATCGCGGCGAACCCGCCGGCGGCGGGGCCGCCTCGGCGCTGGGCGCGATGGCGAATCACGAGCACTTCGCGCCGTCGGTCCTCGTCGCCGAATCGCTGATGGGGATGCGGTTCGGATTCGGCGCGACGATCGCGGTGCGGCGCGCGCTCTTCGAGCGGATCGGCGGGTTGGCGGCGATCGGCAGCCACATCGCCGACGACGCCACGCTCTGCCGGCTGGTGCGCGAGGCGGGATTCCGCGTCGTGCTCTCGCGCTACGTCGTTGAAAACGTCGTCGACGAGCCGACGCTCGCGGCGCTGTGGGAGCACGAGCTGCGCTGGGCGCGGACGCATCGCGCGCTCGAACCGGCCGGGTACGCGGGGCTCGCGATCACCTATCCGATCCCGCTTGCGCTGCTGCACCTCGCGCTCGCGCGCAACCGCGCGAAGGCGCTCGCGGTGGTGGCCGCCGCGTTCGCACTGCGGTTTGCGCTCAGCGCCGCGACGCGCGCCGCCTTCGGCGTGCGTTCAGCGCCGCAGCCCCTGCTGATCCCGCTGCGCGACGCCTTCGGTCTGGCGGTGTGGGCGGCGGCGTTCGCGTCGCGCCGCGTCGCGTGGTCCGGCGAGACGCTCGCGCTCGCGGACAACGGCACCGTCACGCGCGCCGGGCGATAG
- a CDS encoding glycosyltransferase, with translation MAAWVGLVAARGRFWDARANRLRTPAAGDSAPEVHAVVPARNEADVIGRTLTSLIRQRYGGAFAMTLVDDRSDDGTGAIARAVIAEHGADERARIVDGAPRSEGWTGKMWALAQGVAMARAAGARPAFWWFSDADVEHDDATLAGLVATAQGERRDLVSQMVALHCASPWERLLIPAFVFFFRMLYPFAWVNDDRRATAGAAGGCVLIADDALRGIGGIERIAGELIDDCALAAAVKGDGGRLWLALATTSRSVRPYASVDEIWSMVARTAYTQLHHSPLLLAGTVAGMVVLYVVPPATAIAGTITRRWDLALPGALAWLLMSGAYAPTLRLYRVPRIAALALPAAAAMYAAMTVDSARRHRAGRGGAWKGRTFSAQRADGRRAGR, from the coding sequence GTGGCGGCCTGGGTGGGCTTGGTCGCCGCGCGTGGTCGCTTTTGGGATGCGCGCGCGAATCGCCTCCGTACGCCCGCCGCCGGCGATTCCGCGCCGGAGGTCCACGCCGTCGTTCCGGCGCGCAACGAAGCGGACGTCATCGGCCGCACGCTGACGTCGCTGATCCGTCAGCGTTACGGCGGCGCGTTCGCCATGACGCTCGTCGACGACCGCAGCGACGACGGGACAGGCGCGATCGCGCGCGCGGTGATCGCCGAGCACGGCGCAGACGAACGCGCGCGCATCGTCGACGGCGCGCCGCGCTCCGAAGGGTGGACCGGGAAGATGTGGGCGCTCGCGCAGGGCGTCGCCATGGCACGCGCCGCCGGTGCGCGGCCGGCGTTCTGGTGGTTCTCTGACGCCGACGTCGAGCACGACGACGCGACGCTCGCGGGGCTCGTCGCGACGGCGCAGGGCGAACGCCGCGATTTGGTCTCGCAAATGGTCGCGCTGCACTGCGCGAGCCCGTGGGAGCGCCTCTTGATTCCGGCGTTCGTGTTTTTCTTCCGCATGCTCTATCCGTTCGCGTGGGTCAACGACGATCGCCGCGCAACGGCGGGTGCGGCCGGCGGCTGCGTGCTGATCGCGGACGATGCGCTGCGCGGGATCGGCGGGATCGAACGGATCGCGGGCGAGCTGATCGACGACTGCGCGCTCGCGGCTGCAGTGAAAGGGGACGGCGGGCGGCTGTGGCTCGCGCTCGCGACGACCTCGCGGAGCGTTCGCCCCTATGCGTCGGTCGATGAGATCTGGTCGATGGTCGCGCGCACGGCGTACACGCAGCTGCATCACTCTCCGCTGCTGCTCGCGGGGACGGTCGCGGGGATGGTCGTGCTGTACGTCGTTCCGCCGGCGACGGCGATCGCGGGAACGATCACGCGCCGATGGGATCTCGCGCTCCCCGGCGCGCTCGCGTGGCTGCTGATGAGCGGCGCGTACGCGCCGACGCTGCGGCTCTACCGGGTGCCGCGGATCGCGGCGCTCGCATTGCCCGCGGCCGCGGCGATGTATGCGGCGATGACCGTGGACTCGGCACGGCGCCATCGCGCGGGCCGCGGCGGCGCATGGAAGGGCCGCACGTTCAGCGCGCAGCGCGCCGACGGCCGACGCGCCGGGCGATAG